In Bacillus sp. S3, the sequence AGAATTCGTATCGTTTTTAGTCCTTCCTCATTAACTGGAACTTTAATGTAAATATCCTTACCAAGTCTTTCCGCGATTGTGTATGCTTCTTTCACCATTTTCTCACTTGAGTCAGTTGTAACTTGGACATGTAAGGAACAATCAGTTCCAACGATGTTTCTGATGTTCTTCAGATGATTAAATACGTCTAAGCGACCTTCCTTTTTCAGGATACTTGGATTCCAGGTTACACCTTTTATAGGAAAAATTTTCGAATAATATTCAATATCATGTAAATTTGCCGTGTCAAACATTAATTCCATTTTAAATTCTCCTTTTACAACTACCATTGGATATTCTTATTTCGTAACCTCATAAAAATTTTCATAAGCTTGGCTACACGCTTTCAATAAATCGTCGTCCAAATTGAACAATCCAGAGGATCCAAGGACAAAAATATCTGCTCCTGCATCTTTTAACCGTTTAAATGTTCCTTTATTAACAGCTCCATCTACCTGAATTTTATAGGTATATCCGTTCTCTTCTCTTAATCTTGCTGCAGCTTTTATCTTATCGAGCATTTCATTGATGAAGGGCTGCCCAGCAAATCCAGGATCAACGGTTAGAATCGTTAATAACTCAACCCTGCCTAAATAGGTTTCAACAAAACTTATTGGTGTTGCTGGATTTAATACAACTCCAACCTTACAGCCCTCATTTTCAATCATATTAAATATACGGAAGGCGTCATTACTAATTGTTTCCGCATGAGGTGAAATATAGGTTGCACCTGCCCTTGCACAAGGTTGAATCCAGTGTTCAGGATGAGTTGTGGCTAAGTGAGCGTCCATCGGCTTTTTTACCACTTTAGAAAAAGCTTGTATAAGATCGGGTGACAAAGAAAGGTTTTTGCTGTAATGCCCATCAATTATATCAATATGAAAATACTCTACATTTTGATTTAATATCTCTATCTGTTCCTTCACATGTAAAAAATCCATACACATTAGTGAGGCTGAAAATTGTGGTTTCATTTTCTTCTCCTTTTGAAAAATAAAATCGATTAGGTTTATTCTAGATTCGCATGGCATTGCCATAAATCGTCAAGTACAAGTTGTTTATCTTCTATCATCATCGCGGCAGTAATATCGCCAAAAAGTAAAAGCGTTTGCTCAAACAAAGAAGTCATCGGCTGCTTGGATTGAACCTCGTCTGAATTTTTCAGTTTACTCGCCACAGGAATCCTCAGGAAAAAATCTGTATATTCCTTTATACTCCCCTTTGGGTTGCTCCCAATATGAATGACGGTTGCGCCAATTTTCTTTGCCTTCTTAGCAATTTCTACAGGGATTAAAGTGTTCCCGCTGCCAGATCCAACGACTAAAATATCTTTGGCCGTGATCGCCGGCTCGGTTATGTCCCCAACAATGACAGAATGAATGCCGATATGGGCATATCGCTTACAAATTGATTTTAACGAGAGTAAAACACGGCCAACACCAATAAAGAAAACCTTTTCCGCCTGTTCAATCATCGTGATATACTGGACAACGCTTTCAGAATCGATGGATTTTAAAGCCTGCATACATTCATTAAGGGCAATCTCACTTTTTTCCTCGTACATCTGCACATTTACCAAATGACTCCCCACCCTCGCATTCTATAAATCTAGCAATTGCTTGATACGTTTCGCACTTTCCTTACGATCATCCTGGCCAGTTATCCCGTTGCCTACAATTACAATTTCAGGTTGAAACGGGACAACCTTATCGACGGAATGAATCGTGATTCCTCCCGCTATCGCAGTATACTGGGATCCAACCGTTCTCTGAACTCTTGATAAGGTATCGAACGGACTTTGTGTATCTTGTACATCGAAGGCAGTATGGACACAAATATAATCAACACCAAGCTCGAGCAATTCTTTCGCTCTTTCTTCTACATTCTGGACACACATCATATCAGCAAGTATCTTTCCGTTCCGATTTTTGGCAGCCCTGACAGCCCCTTTAATCGTTTCATCATGGGTAATTCCCATAACGGTTACGATTTGTGCACCCGCCTTAAAGGCGATTTCCGCTTCAAATTCACCTGCGTCCATAATTTTCGTATCAGCTAATACTGATTTAGTGGGAAATTCCTGTGAAATGACCCTGACAGGTTCCATTCCATAATCAATGATCATCGGGGTACCCACTTCGATCACGTCAATATACTCTGCTACATCATGAAGAATCGCTAAAGCCTCTTTTGTATCACATGTATCTAATGCAAGTTGTAATTTCATCGCTACCCCCTCATGAATAGATGATTTCCCTAAATTTATGGCAGTTTTCTATAATCGAAGATTCCTTGTGAAAAATGCTCGAAGATCCCCCGACGTAAATATTTGCCCCTTTTTCATGCATAAGCTTGGCATTTTCAAAGCTCACATTCCCGTCAACTTCGATTAATATATGTTGATAACCGCTTTCGTCCAACATATTGCGAAGTCTGGCAATTTTATCTAGCGTGCTGGGAATTAATTTCTGTCCAGCAAATCCCGGATCAACTGTCATAATCAGAACCATATCCAAATCAGGTAACAAATCTTCAATCACGCCAATGGGTGTCCCTGGATTTAACGCAATACCAACCTTTGCACCTATATCCTTTATCATTCCCAGTGCTCGATGCACATGCGGTGTTGCTTCATAATGAATGCAAATGATATCCTCCGGGCTGCAATTCGTAAGATAATGAAAGCTGTTCTCAGGATTATTGATCATTAAATGAATATCTAACGGAATCGCAGTCACTTTCCTAAGTTCATTTATAAAGTCAAAACTAAGCGTAATATTAGGAACAAAGTGGTTATCCATAATATCTACATGGAGATAATCTACTTTCGCCTTTTCCAATATGCGCAGATCGTGCTCAATGTTCATTAAATCGATGCACATTAAAGATGGTGCCATCTTCCTTTCCATACCAATACCTCCAGGATATTTTTCGAAAAATCAATCAATTTAAATTAACGCTATTATTATTTGCCTGTAAAAATGCCTCAACTTCTTCCGTATCAGGGATAGAGCTTTGGGCTCCATTACGGGAGACGCAAATGGCTGCAGCTGCCTGGGCAAATTGAATACCCGTTTCCAGTGGATATCCCTGACATAGTTTGATTGCTAATGACGCATTAAAAGTGTCCCCAGCTCCAGTAGAGTCAACTGCATCCACTTTAAACGGGGGATACATTTTACCCACTGCGCCATCGTATACATAAGCCCCCCTGCTTCCCATTTTTAAAATAACAAACGTTGGAGTGACTCTCTCATAAAGCTGCTGAGCTGCTTGAAGTGCTTGTTCTTCACTATCAATCGAAATCCCTGTTAAGGCTTCCGTTTCTGCCTCATTTGGTGAAATGATATAAATCCCTTTTAAGCGATCCAACGGGATATTCATCGCAGGACCCGCATCTAGGAAAACCGGAATATTATTCTCTTTAGCCATTTCATACGTTCGATAAACGGTTTCTAACGGCATTTCTAATTGCATTAACACCATATCATAGTCATTTGCAGCGATTGCTTTCATCACATCATCTGCATGCAAATGGTTATTGGCCCCAAGCACCGTTAACGAAAAGTATTTGCCTTCGTCATCCACCATAATCGGTGCAATTCCCGTTTGCGACTCTTGATCCGTGACAACAAACGTTGTATCGATCCCAACTCTATTTAATTCCGTTTGAATCGTATGCCCATTGTGATCATCACCAATTCTGCCCACCATGCTTACGTTTGCACCTTGCAATGCCGCGGCATAGGCTTGATTCGCGCCCTTACCGCCTGTTGCGTAGTTATAACGGCTGCACGCAATGGATTCCCCAAACTTGGGTATTTTCGGAACACCATAAACGATCAAGTCCATGTTGATACTTCCGACGACAAGAATGTTCGCTTGTTTCATACCGGTCAACACACCCCTATTGACTCATTCTGATTAACTTTGCTTCTTTCTTCTTATCCAACACAAAGTTGACAATTAAAATAGCAATCAGCGCAATACCAAAAATCATATCTCGATAGAAATTGCTGATTTGCGGGAACATATTTAAATAGGAAGAAATCAGTTGGACAATGACGGTAGCTAGAAAAATACCGTATATCTTTCCTTTCCCACCGTCGGGATTCACGCCGCCTAACACGGCAATCAAAATCGTCAACATGACAAAACTAGATCCGAAGTCTGCCTTTGCCGAATTGATTCTTGCCAAACTTAATAATCCAGCAGTTGCTCCTAATACCCCTGACAGCATATACGCTTTCACGATAATGTTATGATTCTTGATTCCAGCAAACTTAGCTGCTTTGCTATTGGTTCCTAGTAAATAAACGCGCGTTCCGAATTTTGTTTTGGCGATCACATAAGCCACAACTATGACAGCTAAAATATAAATAACAAAGGATAGAGGGAAGATTCCAAATATGATTGTCGACCCTAACAGAGTAAATGGTCTTGGCAAGCCGCTGACAATCCCTCCTTTAGTAATAACAATCGCAATCCCCATATATAATTGCATCGTTCCCAATGTCGCTAACATCGCCGGTATACGAAGACGGGCGATTAAGAATCCATTAAATGCACCGCATAGAATGCCCGTTAGGATGCCCAGCAAAATTGCCAGTGTGATAAACAGAACCTGTTCTGGCCCTGTTGCCATCAATGCGAACTTTTGCATAAACATTCCCGATATGATGGCACTGAGATTCGCGATATAAACAACAGATAAATCAATTCCTCCGGCAATCATCGCAATACTTACACCGATGGCCATCAACCCATATTCAACCAGCTGTTTTTCCATTGACAGGAAGTTAGCTAAAGAGAGAAAACTGGCAGGTTTCGTTACACTAGCAAGGACAAAAATAGCAAGCATAATCGTTACTAATCTCAAAATATTTCCATCCAAACCATTAAGCTTAAATGGTACTCTTTTTTTCAGATAAGGTGTCCTGTTTAATTCACTGTTCATGTTAAGCTACCTCCATCTTCTTCCGCCTTGTTCCTTTGAAACCCTTCAGGTTATAGACCTGAATGACTGAAATAGCTGTACCGATAATAATAATGGCGCCGATGATAAATTTTTGCCAATAAATAGGTACACCAATGAGAATTAAACTATTCGTTACAATCGTCAGCAATAAAGTTCCTAACACACAACCGGTCAGTGTTCCTACCCCACCCATTAATCGGGTACCGCCAAGGATTACCGCTGCAATAACGATCATTTCTTTCCCAGCAAACTCAGTAGGTAAAAAATAGGTAGATTCAACGGAGTAGCAGACACCTGCAATCGCTGCGAGCCCGCCGCTAATCGTAAACACACCGAAACGGGTCCGCTTCACATTAAATCCGGCCCTTTCCGCAGACGTTGCATCCCCACCCACGGCAAATACACCGCGTCCAGCCATCGTAAAGTTTAGAATGAGATACGTAATCAGGTACAATCCAACAGCAATAAGAAACGTTACCGGCAGGGAGGATCCTAAACCCGTTTTTGCATTTGTAACGGTGATGAGCGATTGTTGTCCGAATTCAGTCATCGAGCTTGGCAGTTTAATCCGTCCCGCTTCAAAAACGCCTAATAATATGCCGCTAAAAATGGATGTGGTCCCTAAGGTAACAATCAAACTTGGAAAATTATATTTTGCGATAATAAATCCGTTAATGGCACCCATCAATAAGCCAAAAAAGATGGCTACCAGGAATACCACAACGATTGGACCGCTATAACCCGTTTGGAACACAAACTCAGTGGCTAAGTATCCACTCAGGGCAGCAATTAAAGGAAAGGAGACGTCCGGACCCGTGCTAATAAAGCCCAGATAGGCACAAATTGCATAAATTAATGGAACGGTCATGGAACGCAAGAGATCGACGATATTATTATTTGAAAAGAAAAGGCCCGATTTAGCTTGGATCATCATGCTCAGCAAAATAATTATGAGGAAAACATAGAATTCAGGTCTTGTTGCAGTCTTTTTCAGGTTCTTGCTGGAAAACATACTCATGATTCACACCCCTTGTTCACTAAATATATGCAGATAGTACATCAGCATTTAATTCTTCACCGGCAATTTCACCTGTTATGGTTCCATTTTGCATCGCAATGACGCGGTCACACGTCGTAAGAATTTCAGATATATCATCAGATGCGACGATAATTCCCATTCCTTCATTGGCTAATTTACGTAACAATTTATGTATGTCATACTTAGCCCCGATATCGACGCCTACCGTGGGACCATTCAAGATCAATACTTTAGGGCCGACAGCAATCCAGCGCGCTAACACCACTTTCTGCTGGTTTCCGCCTGATAAG encodes:
- the alsE gene encoding D-allulose 6-phosphate 3-epimerase; its protein translation is MKPQFSASLMCMDFLHVKEQIEILNQNVEYFHIDIIDGHYSKNLSLSPDLIQAFSKVVKKPMDAHLATTHPEHWIQPCARAGATYISPHAETISNDAFRIFNMIENEGCKVGVVLNPATPISFVETYLGRVELLTILTVDPGFAGQPFINEMLDKIKAAARLREENGYTYKIQVDGAVNKGTFKRLKDAGADIFVLGSSGLFNLDDDLLKACSQAYENFYEVTK
- the hxlB gene encoding 6-phospho-3-hexuloisomerase is translated as MQMYEEKSEIALNECMQALKSIDSESVVQYITMIEQAEKVFFIGVGRVLLSLKSICKRYAHIGIHSVIVGDITEPAITAKDILVVGSGSGNTLIPVEIAKKAKKIGATVIHIGSNPKGSIKEYTDFFLRIPVASKLKNSDEVQSKQPMTSLFEQTLLLFGDITAAMMIEDKQLVLDDLWQCHANLE
- the hxlA gene encoding 3-hexulose-6-phosphate synthase translates to MKLQLALDTCDTKEALAILHDVAEYIDVIEVGTPMIIDYGMEPVRVISQEFPTKSVLADTKIMDAGEFEAEIAFKAGAQIVTVMGITHDETIKGAVRAAKNRNGKILADMMCVQNVEERAKELLELGVDYICVHTAFDVQDTQSPFDTLSRVQRTVGSQYTAIAGGITIHSVDKVVPFQPEIVIVGNGITGQDDRKESAKRIKQLLDL
- the rpe gene encoding ribulose-phosphate 3-epimerase — its product is MERKMAPSLMCIDLMNIEHDLRILEKAKVDYLHVDIMDNHFVPNITLSFDFINELRKVTAIPLDIHLMINNPENSFHYLTNCSPEDIICIHYEATPHVHRALGMIKDIGAKVGIALNPGTPIGVIEDLLPDLDMVLIMTVDPGFAGQKLIPSTLDKIARLRNMLDESGYQHILIEVDGNVSFENAKLMHEKGANIYVGGSSSIFHKESSIIENCHKFREIIYS
- a CDS encoding ribokinase, producing the protein MKQANILVVGSINMDLIVYGVPKIPKFGESIACSRYNYATGGKGANQAYAAALQGANVSMVGRIGDDHNGHTIQTELNRVGIDTTFVVTDQESQTGIAPIMVDDEGKYFSLTVLGANNHLHADDVMKAIAANDYDMVLMQLEMPLETVYRTYEMAKENNIPVFLDAGPAMNIPLDRLKGIYIISPNEAETEALTGISIDSEEQALQAAQQLYERVTPTFVILKMGSRGAYVYDGAVGKMYPPFKVDAVDSTGAGDTFNASLAIKLCQGYPLETGIQFAQAAAAICVSRNGAQSSIPDTEEVEAFLQANNNSVNLN
- a CDS encoding ABC transporter permease; its protein translation is MNSELNRTPYLKKRVPFKLNGLDGNILRLVTIMLAIFVLASVTKPASFLSLANFLSMEKQLVEYGLMAIGVSIAMIAGGIDLSVVYIANLSAIISGMFMQKFALMATGPEQVLFITLAILLGILTGILCGAFNGFLIARLRIPAMLATLGTMQLYMGIAIVITKGGIVSGLPRPFTLLGSTIIFGIFPLSFVIYILAVIVVAYVIAKTKFGTRVYLLGTNSKAAKFAGIKNHNIIVKAYMLSGVLGATAGLLSLARINSAKADFGSSFVMLTILIAVLGGVNPDGGKGKIYGIFLATVIVQLISSYLNMFPQISNFYRDMIFGIALIAILIVNFVLDKKKEAKLIRMSQ
- a CDS encoding ABC transporter permease, whose translation is MSMFSSKNLKKTATRPEFYVFLIIILLSMMIQAKSGLFFSNNNIVDLLRSMTVPLIYAICAYLGFISTGPDVSFPLIAALSGYLATEFVFQTGYSGPIVVVFLVAIFFGLLMGAINGFIIAKYNFPSLIVTLGTTSIFSGILLGVFEAGRIKLPSSMTEFGQQSLITVTNAKTGLGSSLPVTFLIAVGLYLITYLILNFTMAGRGVFAVGGDATSAERAGFNVKRTRFGVFTISGGLAAIAGVCYSVESTYFLPTEFAGKEMIVIAAVILGGTRLMGGVGTLTGCVLGTLLLTIVTNSLILIGVPIYWQKFIIGAIIIIGTAISVIQVYNLKGFKGTRRKKMEVA